From a single Fusobacterium pseudoperiodonticum genomic region:
- the nox gene encoding H2O-forming NADH oxidase — protein sequence MKIVVVGANHAGTACINTMLDNYKGNEVVVFDSNSNISFLGCGMALWIGGQIAGSDGLFYSSKEKLEAKGAKIHMETGVTNIDFDKKIVYATGKDGKKYEESYDKLVLSTGSLPIDLPIVGKELENVQYVKLFQNAQEVIDKLNVNKSIEKVAVVGAGYIGVELAEAFKRWGKEVYLVDAADGCLSTYYDKLFREKMDAQLEGHGIKLEYGQLVKEIQGNGKVEKIITNKGEFPADMVVLCAGFRPNTDLGKDKLELFRNGAYVVDRTQKTSIDDVYAIGDCATVYDNSIGGINYIALATNAVRSGIVAAHNVCGTKLESIGVQGSNGISIFGLNMVSTGLTFEKAEKLGIEVLETTFHDLQKPEFMEHNNEEVYIRIVYRKDNRKIIGAQMASKYDISMAMHVFSLAIQEGVTIDRFKLLDILFLPHFNKPYNYITMAALGAK from the coding sequence ATGAAAATTGTAGTAGTAGGTGCAAACCATGCTGGAACGGCTTGTATTAACACAATGTTAGACAACTATAAAGGAAATGAAGTTGTTGTATTTGATAGTAACTCAAATATTAGTTTCCTAGGATGTGGAATGGCTCTTTGGATAGGTGGACAAATAGCAGGTTCTGATGGATTATTTTATTCTTCAAAAGAAAAATTAGAAGCAAAAGGTGCTAAAATCCATATGGAAACAGGTGTTACAAATATCGATTTCGATAAAAAAATTGTGTATGCTACTGGAAAAGATGGTAAAAAGTATGAAGAAAGCTATGATAAACTAGTTTTATCTACAGGTTCTTTACCAATAGACTTACCAATTGTTGGAAAAGAATTAGAAAATGTTCAATATGTAAAATTATTCCAAAATGCACAAGAAGTTATTGATAAATTAAATGTAAATAAATCAATAGAAAAAGTTGCTGTTGTTGGAGCAGGATATATCGGAGTTGAACTTGCAGAAGCTTTCAAACGTTGGGGAAAAGAAGTATACTTAGTTGACGCAGCTGACGGTTGTCTATCTACTTACTATGATAAATTATTTAGAGAAAAAATGGATGCTCAATTAGAAGGGCATGGAATTAAACTTGAATATGGACAATTAGTAAAAGAAATTCAAGGAAATGGAAAAGTTGAAAAAATAATCACTAATAAAGGTGAATTCCCAGCTGATATGGTAGTTCTATGTGCTGGATTCAGACCTAACACAGACTTAGGAAAAGATAAATTAGAGTTATTTAGAAATGGTGCTTATGTAGTTGATAGAACTCAAAAAACAAGTATAGATGATGTTTATGCTATAGGAGATTGTGCAACAGTTTATGATAACTCTATTGGTGGTATAAACTATATCGCTCTTGCAACAAATGCAGTTAGATCAGGAATAGTTGCTGCTCACAATGTTTGTGGAACTAAGTTAGAAAGTATAGGGGTACAAGGTTCTAATGGAATTTCAATCTTTGGATTAAATATGGTTTCTACAGGACTTACTTTTGAAAAAGCTGAAAAATTAGGAATTGAAGTTTTAGAAACAACTTTCCATGATTTACAAAAACCTGAATTCATGGAACACAATAATGAAGAAGTATATATCAGAATTGTGTATAGAAAAGATAATAGAAAAATAATTGGAGCTCAAATGGCATCTAAATATGATATTTCTATGGCTATGCATGTATTCTCATTAGCTATACAAGAAGGAGTAACTATAGATAGATTTAAATTACTAGACATTCTATTCTTACCTCACTTCAATAAACCATATAACTATATTACTATGGCTGCACTAGGTGCAAAATAA
- a CDS encoding alanyl-tRNA editing protein: MENKKINLKKISDMTYEVLNSPFYVDGKGGQLGDRGTIAEANIVEVKENIVILDRNLEDGEYTYSIDEKRQEDIRQQHTAQHIFSAEAYNNFGLNTVGFRMAEEYTTVDLDQKDISKEVIEKLEELVNKDIKADILVEEEIYTNEEAHKFENLRKAIKEKIKGDVRFIKIGDVDICACAGFHVSRTSEIEIFKIINHENIKGNYTRFYFLAGDRAKNDYNKKHDIIKKLTNTFSCKDDEILEMLDKSLKEKASVTAELKSLGMRYAELMAKDFENTFIDYKDFKILIYNEDENLVGILPKFINLDKFLLLIGYNTSYTLMSNIYDCKEIIINIVKNFPNIKGGGGKNKGNIKLDKAYNRNELIEIIKKGIDSNNE; the protein is encoded by the coding sequence ATGGAAAATAAAAAAATTAATTTAAAAAAAATTTCTGATATGACTTATGAAGTATTAAATTCTCCTTTCTATGTCGATGGTAAAGGTGGACAACTTGGAGATAGAGGAACAATAGCTGAGGCTAACATTGTTGAAGTAAAAGAAAATATTGTTATCTTAGATAGAAATTTAGAAGATGGTGAGTACACTTACTCTATTGATGAAAAAAGACAGGAAGATATAAGACAGCAACATACAGCACAACATATTTTTTCTGCTGAAGCCTACAATAATTTTGGATTAAATACTGTAGGTTTTAGAATGGCTGAAGAATATACAACTGTAGATTTAGATCAAAAAGATATTTCAAAAGAAGTTATAGAAAAGTTAGAAGAACTAGTAAATAAAGATATAAAGGCAGATATATTAGTTGAAGAAGAAATCTATACAAATGAAGAGGCTCATAAATTTGAAAATCTTAGAAAAGCTATAAAAGAAAAAATAAAAGGTGATGTAAGATTTATAAAAATTGGAGATGTTGATATCTGTGCTTGTGCAGGTTTTCATGTTTCAAGAACTTCAGAAATAGAAATCTTTAAAATTATAAATCATGAAAATATAAAAGGAAACTATACTAGATTCTATTTTCTAGCAGGAGATAGAGCTAAGAATGACTACAATAAAAAGCATGATATTATAAAAAAATTAACTAATACTTTTTCTTGTAAAGATGATGAAATCTTAGAAATGCTAGACAAATCTTTAAAAGAAAAGGCTAGTGTAACAGCCGAATTAAAATCTTTAGGAATGAGATATGCAGAACTTATGGCAAAAGATTTTGAAAATACCTTTATTGATTATAAAGATTTTAAAATTTTAATATACAATGAAGATGAAAATTTAGTAGGAATCTTACCTAAATTTATAAATTTAGATAAATTTCTATTATTAATTGGATATAACACAAGTTATACTTTAATGTCTAATATTTATGATTGTAAGGAAATCATCATAAATATTGTTAAGAATTTTCCTAATATCAAAGGTGGAGGAGGTAAAAACAAAGGAAATATAAAACTTGATAAAGCATATAATA